One window of the Chryseotalea sp. WA131a genome contains the following:
- a CDS encoding DUF2892 domain-containing protein, translating into MVTLYFTNIVGGTVGIILLLLSGVFTLTSIISFCPLYAIFGISTCPVKQQ; encoded by the coding sequence ATGGTTACTCTTTACTTCACTAACATCGTTGGTGGAACTGTTGGAATAATATTACTTTTATTATCGGGTGTATTTACGTTGACAAGTATTATTAGTTTTTGTCCCTTGTATGCAATTTTTGGTATCTCGACTTGCCCTGTTAAGCAACAATAG